One stretch of Deinococcus cellulosilyticus NBRC 106333 = KACC 11606 DNA includes these proteins:
- a CDS encoding ribonuclease J: MSEKHLEIIPLGGMGEIGKNMFAFRYADEIMIVDGGLAFPDSHMPGIDLVIPRIDYLQQNASLIKGWVLTHGHEDHIGAIPYILPRLPRVPIYGAKLTLGLLKEKLSEFGVKEADLMLKEVTTDDRIKLSKYFTVDLFRMTHSIPDNSGMIIHTPVGRIVHTGDFKLEQHPTDGKPSHLSKLAQAGAEGALVLISDSTNAERPGQTTSEQEVASAIEKIVAQAKGRVFVTTFASHVHRVQNIVHIAEKHRRRVVMEGRSMVKYAQVAQNLGYLTLKDPLISTDEMGDLQDDQVLFMCTGSQGQPMSVLSRLAIGTHAKLSLKAGDTVILSSSPIPGNEEAVNAVINRLYSLGVDVYYPPTYKVHASGHGSQEELKMIFNLVNPRYFLPWHGEPRHQINHARLAQALPNPPKRIIVAQNGDIIRVNKDEFKIAGKVPAGDVYVDGLGVGDINDEILLDRRTMSEDGILIITAVLHPEPHVELVSRGFVRTNRDLENSIRSVALEVLEVGMREKRALEDIRDDMYSAVRKFVRKVTGRTPVLIPMLVD; encoded by the coding sequence ATGAGCGAAAAACACCTGGAAATCATTCCGCTGGGCGGAATGGGCGAAATTGGCAAGAACATGTTCGCCTTCCGTTACGCGGATGAAATCATGATCGTGGACGGCGGTCTCGCCTTCCCTGATTCTCACATGCCTGGAATTGACCTGGTCATTCCCCGCATCGACTACCTGCAGCAGAACGCCAGCCTGATCAAGGGCTGGGTGCTCACCCACGGTCACGAAGACCACATCGGGGCCATTCCCTACATCCTGCCCCGGCTTCCCAGGGTGCCCATCTATGGGGCCAAACTGACCCTCGGGCTGCTCAAGGAAAAACTCAGTGAATTCGGTGTCAAAGAAGCCGACCTGATGCTCAAAGAGGTCACCACCGATGACCGCATCAAGCTGAGCAAGTACTTCACCGTGGACCTGTTCCGCATGACCCACTCCATTCCTGACAACTCAGGCATGATCATTCATACTCCAGTGGGCCGCATTGTTCACACAGGCGACTTCAAGCTGGAACAGCACCCCACTGACGGCAAACCTTCCCACCTCTCCAAACTGGCACAGGCAGGCGCAGAAGGTGCCCTGGTCCTGATCTCTGACAGCACCAACGCTGAAAGACCCGGCCAGACCACCAGTGAGCAGGAGGTCGCCAGTGCCATCGAGAAAATAGTGGCACAGGCCAAGGGCCGTGTGTTTGTCACCACCTTTGCCTCCCATGTGCACCGTGTTCAGAACATTGTGCACATCGCAGAGAAACACCGCCGCCGCGTGGTGATGGAAGGCCGCAGCATGGTCAAGTACGCCCAGGTGGCCCAGAACCTCGGTTACCTGACCCTCAAAGACCCCCTGATCAGCACCGATGAGATGGGCGATCTGCAAGACGATCAGGTGCTCTTCATGTGCACCGGTTCCCAGGGCCAGCCCATGAGCGTGCTCTCCCGTCTGGCCATTGGCACCCACGCCAAACTGAGCCTTAAAGCCGGAGACACCGTGATTCTGTCTTCGAGTCCCATCCCCGGAAACGAGGAAGCGGTGAATGCAGTCATCAACCGCCTGTACTCACTGGGTGTGGATGTCTATTACCCCCCCACCTACAAGGTGCACGCCTCTGGTCACGGCAGCCAGGAAGAACTGAAAATGATCTTCAACCTGGTGAACCCCAGATACTTCCTGCCCTGGCACGGTGAGCCCCGCCACCAGATCAACCATGCCCGACTGGCCCAGGCCCTGCCCAACCCTCCCAAGCGCATCATTGTGGCCCAGAACGGGGACATCATCCGGGTCAACAAGGACGAGTTCAAGATCGCTGGAAAAGTCCCCGCCGGAGATGTTTATGTGGATGGCCTCGGTGTGGGCGACATCAACGATGAGATCCTGCTGGACCGCCGCACCATGTCCGAAGATGGCATCCTGATCATCACCGCAGTGCTGCATCCTGAACCTCACGTGGAACTGGTGTCTCGCGGTTTTGTCCGCACCAACCGGGATCTGGAGAACAGCATCCGCAGCGTGGCTCTGGAGGTTCTGGAAGTGGGCATGCGTGAGAAACGCGCCCTTGAAGACATCCGGGACGACATGTACTCCGCAGTGCGAAAATTCGTTCGCAAGGTCACCGGACGCACCCCTGTGCTGATCCCCATGCTGGTGGATTGA
- a CDS encoding sugar phosphate isomerase/epimerase family protein: MELKRIRSLWGVETPLVRALPDFKTNGYQGIEVAVVFTPELKQLATLAREHELEVVAQILTTFPGTPRTPRAHLQAFKDQVKMALPLNPILFNVQGGCDSWSELEQDQFYDDALKFAATLDVPVAFETHRGQPTFTPWTTARILQTFPDLRLTCDLSHWVNVCERLLEDQEDNIRLAAQHCIHIHARVGHEEGPQVTDPSAPEFAAHLAAHEQWWEWMWEAQKERGQTFTTLTPEFGPPPYQHTLPVSQQPVGNLDAVCNWMAERQLLHFQQWKASIENLQ, translated from the coding sequence ATGGAACTCAAACGCATTCGCAGTTTATGGGGCGTGGAAACCCCTCTGGTCCGTGCGCTTCCTGACTTCAAGACAAATGGCTATCAGGGCATTGAGGTGGCCGTGGTCTTCACGCCTGAGTTGAAGCAACTCGCCACCCTGGCCCGGGAACACGAACTGGAAGTGGTTGCCCAGATCCTGACCACTTTCCCAGGCACGCCAAGGACACCCAGAGCACACCTGCAGGCCTTCAAAGATCAGGTGAAGATGGCCCTTCCTCTAAACCCAATCCTGTTCAATGTGCAGGGAGGATGTGACAGCTGGAGCGAACTCGAACAGGACCAGTTCTATGACGATGCTCTGAAGTTTGCAGCAACGCTGGATGTTCCTGTGGCCTTCGAGACGCACAGAGGCCAGCCCACCTTTACCCCGTGGACCACCGCCCGGATTTTACAGACCTTCCCGGACCTGCGCCTCACCTGCGACCTCAGCCACTGGGTGAATGTGTGTGAGAGGCTGCTGGAGGATCAGGAAGACAACATCAGGCTTGCAGCTCAGCACTGCATTCACATTCATGCCCGTGTTGGCCATGAAGAAGGACCACAGGTGACCGATCCCAGTGCTCCTGAATTCGCTGCCCATCTGGCTGCTCATGAGCAGTGGTGGGAGTGGATGTGGGAAGCCCAGAAGGAACGGGGCCAGACCTTCACCACCCTGACCCCAGAGTTTGGTCCTCCCCCCTATCAGCACACCCTGCCTGTTTCACAACAGCCTGTGGGAAATCTGGATGCTGTGTGCAACTGGATGGCTGAGCGACAGCTGCTTCACTTTCAGCAATGGAAAGCATCCATCGAAAACCTTCAATGA
- a CDS encoding ParB/RepB/Spo0J family partition protein, giving the protein MSKRSNLGRGLDALLGKSPLSAPASGDKMTLMQIDQIQQAAYQPRQVFDPEALAELAASIKEKGVLQPLLVRKVGEKHELIAGERRWRAARLAGLTEVPVILKNFDDLEALEIAIIENLQREDLNPVEEAVAYQKLLEQGVSQEGIARALGKGRSTVANALRLLTLPQKALDALEQKLITAGHARAILALPEEDRLWALEQILTKGLNVRDAEALKRERPDKTRAPKEVPERTFKSIELELARHIGTKVRIAGKDKGKIELSYHSQEELERLLELLGYQN; this is encoded by the coding sequence GTGTCAAAAAGATCTAACCTTGGCCGTGGTCTGGATGCCCTGCTGGGCAAATCCCCCCTGAGCGCCCCTGCCTCAGGCGATAAAATGACCCTGATGCAGATCGACCAGATCCAGCAGGCCGCTTACCAGCCCAGACAGGTCTTTGATCCAGAAGCCCTCGCAGAACTTGCAGCCAGCATCAAAGAAAAAGGGGTGCTGCAGCCGCTGCTGGTTCGCAAGGTGGGTGAAAAACATGAACTGATTGCCGGCGAGCGCCGCTGGCGGGCTGCCAGACTCGCTGGCCTGACCGAAGTTCCAGTAATATTGAAAAACTTCGATGACCTGGAAGCCCTGGAAATCGCCATCATCGAAAACCTTCAACGGGAAGATCTGAACCCAGTTGAAGAAGCTGTGGCTTACCAGAAGCTGCTTGAACAGGGGGTCAGCCAGGAAGGCATTGCCAGGGCTCTGGGCAAAGGCAGAAGCACGGTCGCCAACGCCCTGAGGCTTCTCACCCTGCCCCAGAAAGCCCTGGATGCCCTCGAACAGAAGCTGATCACTGCAGGTCATGCCAGGGCCATTCTTGCCCTGCCAGAAGAGGATCGCCTGTGGGCCCTGGAGCAAATCCTGACCAAGGGTCTGAACGTGCGGGACGCCGAAGCCTTGAAGCGGGAACGCCCAGACAAAACCAGAGCCCCAAAGGAAGTTCCGGAGCGCACCTTCAAGAGCATTGAGCTTGAACTTGCCCGCCACATTGGAACCAAAGTGCGGATTGCCGGGAAGGACAAAGGCAAAATCGAACTGAGCTACCATTCCCAGGAAGAACTGGAACGGCTGCTGGAATTGCTGGGCTACCAGAACTGA
- a CDS encoding ParA family protein produces MKVLALVNQKGGVGKTTTAVNLAAYLANTRRRILVVDIDPQANASSGLGVRGAEAGVYDALREPARLSDFIQQTEIKNLHVLPATPDLAGAGVELTDEPDALKNLLAGLEKYDLVLIDAPPSLGPLTINALVAADALIVPLQAEYYALEGIAGLMDTIERVRDGLNPALQVLGIVITMFDGRTNLSVQIEENVRNHFGDLVFWSVIPRNVRLSEAPSHAKPINLYSPMSSGAGAYKRLSDEVMQRVKKI; encoded by the coding sequence ATGAAAGTGCTCGCGTTAGTCAATCAAAAAGGTGGCGTGGGGAAAACCACCACAGCAGTCAATCTGGCGGCTTACCTGGCCAACACCCGCCGCCGGATTCTCGTGGTGGACATTGACCCGCAAGCCAATGCCTCAAGTGGTCTGGGGGTGCGGGGTGCAGAGGCCGGGGTATACGATGCCCTGCGCGAACCTGCACGTCTCTCCGACTTCATCCAGCAGACCGAAATCAAGAATCTGCATGTGCTGCCTGCCACCCCGGACCTCGCTGGTGCAGGTGTGGAACTCACCGATGAGCCCGATGCCCTCAAAAACCTGCTGGCAGGCCTGGAAAAATACGATCTGGTCCTGATTGATGCTCCACCAAGTCTGGGTCCCCTGACCATCAATGCCCTGGTGGCTGCAGATGCCCTGATTGTCCCATTGCAGGCCGAGTATTATGCGCTGGAAGGCATCGCGGGCCTGATGGACACCATCGAGCGGGTCAGGGATGGACTGAACCCCGCCCTGCAGGTGCTTGGCATTGTCATCACCATGTTTGATGGACGCACCAACCTCTCGGTGCAGATCGAAGAAAACGTGCGCAACCACTTCGGAGATCTGGTGTTCTGGAGTGTCATCCCGCGCAATGTCAGGCTTTCTGAGGCCCCCAGCCATGCGAAACCCATCAACCTCTACTCTCCCATGTCCAGTGGGGCTGGAGCCTACAAACGCCTGTCTGACGAGGTGATGCAGCGTGTCAAAAAGATCTAA
- a CDS encoding 16S rRNA (guanine(527)-N(7))-methyltransferase RsmG, whose protein sequence is MKQKYKALVKQYSRALDLFGPSVEIHFDMHMDSAEEYAKYIPEGETLLDVGSGGGLPGIPIALARPDVQVVLCEIRQRRASFLNIARSQLGLANVRVFAGDVRKFKEPVSWVTAQAVGDLDVLIKLIQHTVTEQWHLLSRRPKEWSAPKRLGPYSIQEERHSLDEDADLVVLHLTRV, encoded by the coding sequence GTGAAACAGAAGTACAAAGCACTGGTCAAGCAATACTCCCGCGCCCTCGACCTGTTTGGGCCTTCAGTGGAAATCCACTTTGACATGCACATGGACAGTGCAGAAGAGTACGCAAAGTACATCCCAGAAGGTGAGACCCTGCTGGACGTGGGGTCTGGTGGGGGCCTTCCTGGAATTCCCATTGCGCTTGCCCGACCAGATGTTCAGGTGGTGCTCTGTGAGATCCGACAGCGCAGGGCGTCTTTTCTGAACATCGCCCGTTCACAGCTGGGACTGGCCAATGTGCGGGTTTTCGCCGGAGACGTGCGCAAATTCAAAGAACCTGTTTCCTGGGTGACGGCACAGGCGGTTGGCGATCTGGACGTGCTGATCAAACTGATTCAGCACACGGTGACCGAGCAGTGGCACCTGCTCTCCAGAAGACCAAAAGAATGGAGTGCCCCGAAAAGGCTTGGCCCATACAGCATTCAGGAGGAACGCCACAGCCTGGATGAAGATGCCGATCTGGTGGTTTTACATCTGACCCGGGTCTGA
- the mnmG gene encoding tRNA uridine-5-carboxymethylaminomethyl(34) synthesis enzyme MnmG, translated as MSRVFNVIVIGGGHAGIEAAWAAAKYGTVAMMISNPATIGRMPCNPAVGGPGKSQMVFELTAMGGLMGRIADDTAIHSRMLNASKGPAVQSLRVQNERDQYAAKAQEYVLGNTAIDIIRGEAADVYREGETWMVQTIDGRTYPAKAVVIAAGTFMRGLTWYGRHSRPEGRQGEPPARFLSQALERGGHTLKRYKTGTPPRVRADSVNFAALLELPGDDRVYSFTGNPGPDARKSPTWQTHTTPETHRLIQENLHLSPMYAGDIEGLGPRYCPSIEDKIVRFSHHDRHLLFVEPDGVDTSEVYLQGFSSSLPPALQDQMVRTLPGFENAVIQRYAYAVEYDVVDSLELSLNLESRYMSGIFTAGQINGTSGYEEAAAQGLVAGTAAARKALGLEEKFFTREGSYIGVMLDDLVYKGTDEPYRMMTSRVEHRLLVRQDNADQRMTPFAHELGLVDDAFLKAVQEKYQRIEEGIRQLRTQRHQGITGEQLLRRPDMTLADLEPLGIILKGMANWLEEESVQIHVKYAGYIERSRQQLESERKYGERSLAGIDFRQITAMSNEAREKLSRAQPQTVAQASRVPGVRTSDLSALLVYLKTQQV; from the coding sequence ATGTCGAGAGTTTTCAACGTGATCGTGATTGGAGGGGGCCACGCAGGCATTGAAGCTGCATGGGCCGCTGCAAAATACGGCACTGTCGCAATGATGATATCCAACCCGGCCACCATTGGACGCATGCCCTGCAACCCTGCTGTGGGGGGGCCAGGCAAGAGCCAGATGGTCTTTGAGCTCACCGCCATGGGTGGTCTGATGGGCCGCATCGCCGATGACACCGCCATCCACAGCCGCATGCTGAACGCCTCAAAAGGGCCTGCCGTGCAGAGCCTGCGAGTGCAGAACGAGCGCGACCAGTACGCTGCAAAAGCACAGGAATATGTGCTGGGCAACACGGCCATTGACATCATCCGGGGTGAGGCTGCAGATGTGTACCGGGAAGGGGAAACATGGATGGTGCAGACCATCGATGGTCGCACCTATCCTGCAAAAGCAGTGGTGATCGCTGCCGGAACCTTCATGCGGGGTCTGACCTGGTATGGTCGCCATTCCCGCCCGGAAGGCCGTCAGGGGGAGCCTCCTGCCCGTTTCCTGTCCCAGGCTCTGGAGCGCGGAGGCCACACACTCAAGCGTTACAAGACTGGAACCCCTCCCAGGGTGCGTGCAGACTCGGTGAATTTTGCTGCCCTGCTCGAACTTCCCGGAGATGATCGGGTCTACAGCTTCACTGGAAATCCCGGTCCTGATGCCAGAAAGAGTCCCACCTGGCAGACCCACACCACCCCGGAAACCCACCGTCTGATTCAGGAGAACCTGCACCTGTCTCCCATGTATGCCGGAGACATTGAGGGCCTTGGTCCCCGATACTGCCCGAGCATTGAAGACAAGATCGTGCGTTTCTCTCATCACGACAGGCACCTGCTGTTTGTCGAGCCAGACGGCGTGGACACCAGCGAAGTGTACCTGCAAGGTTTCTCCAGCAGCCTGCCTCCTGCGCTTCAGGACCAGATGGTTCGCACCCTTCCCGGCTTTGAGAATGCCGTGATCCAGCGTTATGCCTATGCTGTGGAATACGATGTGGTGGATTCTCTGGAACTGAGCCTCAATCTGGAATCCAGATACATGTCAGGCATTTTCACAGCAGGACAGATCAACGGAACCAGTGGTTACGAAGAGGCCGCCGCACAGGGACTGGTCGCTGGAACAGCTGCTGCACGCAAAGCACTGGGTCTGGAAGAGAAATTTTTCACCCGTGAAGGCAGCTACATCGGGGTCATGCTGGACGATCTGGTCTACAAGGGCACCGATGAACCCTACCGCATGATGACCTCCCGGGTGGAACACCGCCTGCTGGTGCGCCAGGACAACGCAGACCAGCGCATGACCCCCTTTGCCCATGAACTGGGTCTGGTCGATGATGCTTTCCTGAAAGCTGTTCAGGAGAAGTACCAGCGCATTGAAGAGGGCATCCGCCAGCTGCGCACTCAGCGCCATCAGGGCATCACAGGTGAGCAATTGCTGCGCCGCCCGGACATGACCCTTGCTGACCTGGAACCTCTGGGGATCATACTCAAAGGAATGGCAAACTGGCTGGAAGAGGAAAGCGTGCAGATCCACGTGAAATACGCTGGATACATTGAACGCAGCCGCCAGCAACTGGAATCTGAACGCAAATATGGCGAACGCAGCCTGGCAGGCATCGACTTCCGCCAGATCACGGCCATGTCCAATGAGGCCCGCGAAAAGCTCTCCAGAGCACAACCCCAGACGGTGGCTCAGGCTTCCAGGGTGCCAGGGGTTCGCACCTCTGACCTCAGTGCCCTGCTGGTTTATCTGAAGACCCAGCAGGTTTAA
- the dnaA gene encoding chromosomal replication initiator protein DnaA encodes MSLDIWSNILDYVRQNISDVEYHTWFRDVKPLGVEQGELILGVKNAFSQEWFKSHYVKLIEMAMRDMGAQNPKVNFQVLPAVQDAMLLPGTPTPAPAPEPRPAPAVHMVTEPNRVNLNAKYTFDNFVVGPNNNLAHAAAVAVAESPGRAYNPLFIYGDVGLGKTHLMHAVGHFVSERHPHMRIEYVSTESFTNDLINAIRDDKMTAFRNRYRSIDLLLVDDIQFLAGKERTQEEFFHTFNALHENHKQIILSSDRPPKDIETLEARLRSRFEWGLITDIQSPEFETRVAILKMNAEIRRISVPQDVLELIAKHVTSNIRELEGALMRVVAFASLNNVEVNRSVAAKALSEIFTPNTVQLDMNDILRSVANFYGVTPEALKGTGRAREIVIPRQMAMYMIRELTTHSLPEIGQFFSRDHSTVLYAIQKMTEQIQKDTELTKVAQQLSQRLKQSPM; translated from the coding sequence ATCTCTTTGGACATCTGGTCTAATATTCTCGACTACGTGCGGCAGAACATCTCCGATGTGGAGTACCACACGTGGTTCAGGGATGTGAAACCACTCGGTGTGGAGCAGGGTGAATTGATCCTCGGGGTCAAAAACGCCTTCTCCCAGGAGTGGTTCAAGTCCCATTACGTCAAGCTCATCGAGATGGCCATGCGGGACATGGGGGCACAGAACCCCAAAGTCAACTTTCAGGTGCTCCCTGCGGTGCAAGACGCCATGCTGCTGCCTGGCACACCCACCCCGGCACCTGCCCCGGAACCCCGGCCTGCCCCTGCAGTTCACATGGTGACCGAACCCAACCGGGTCAACCTGAATGCCAAATACACCTTCGACAACTTTGTGGTGGGACCCAACAACAATCTGGCCCACGCTGCAGCCGTTGCCGTTGCTGAATCTCCAGGCAGAGCCTACAACCCCCTGTTCATCTATGGGGATGTGGGACTGGGAAAAACCCACCTGATGCATGCGGTGGGGCACTTCGTTTCGGAGCGCCACCCGCACATGCGCATCGAGTACGTCTCCACCGAGTCTTTCACCAATGACCTGATCAATGCCATCCGGGACGACAAGATGACGGCCTTTCGCAACAGGTACCGCTCCATTGACCTCCTGCTTGTGGACGACATCCAGTTTCTGGCAGGCAAGGAAAGAACGCAGGAAGAGTTTTTCCACACTTTCAACGCTCTGCACGAGAACCACAAACAGATCATCCTGTCCTCAGACCGTCCTCCCAAGGACATCGAGACGTTGGAAGCCAGGCTGCGTTCCAGATTCGAATGGGGCCTGATCACCGACATCCAGAGCCCTGAGTTTGAAACAAGGGTGGCCATTCTGAAAATGAATGCCGAAATCCGCAGGATCAGTGTGCCTCAGGATGTGCTGGAACTGATCGCCAAACACGTCACCAGCAACATTCGTGAACTGGAAGGGGCACTGATGCGGGTGGTGGCCTTTGCCAGCCTGAACAACGTGGAGGTGAACCGTTCCGTGGCCGCCAAGGCACTGTCAGAGATCTTCACGCCCAACACCGTTCAGCTGGACATGAATGACATTCTGCGTTCAGTGGCCAATTTTTATGGTGTGACGCCAGAAGCCCTGAAAGGGACCGGGCGGGCCCGCGAGATTGTGATTCCCCGCCAGATGGCGATGTACATGATCCGGGAACTGACCACCCACTCTCTGCCCGAGATCGGTCAGTTTTTCAGCCGTGACCACTCCACGGTGCTGTACGCCATCCAGAAAATGACCGAGCAGATTCAGAAGGACACAGAGCTCACCAAAGTGGCCCAGCAGCTGTCCCAGCGCCTGAAACAGAGCCCAATGTGA
- the dnaN gene encoding DNA polymerase III subunit beta — translation MQIQVTKKFLSDALSTLERIIPARSNNPVLSYVKIQPSDRGIYLSGTNLELDMEGFVPAQVENGQAVIVPAHLFAQIVRNLPGELVEINLNQSEITLTSGGSNFKLQTGDLSAFPEIQFPSHSDVEMDAKELNRSLSSVRYATATEAFQQVFRGIKFELRAKQVRLVASDGFRLALRDFTGSGVDRNLIVPAKSADELNRILKEGLVKLTFGDHLLSVASDRTKMNIKLLDGEFPDYERVIPSNIKVKVQLPASKLKEAVSRVAVLADKNANNRVEFLVSESKLQLIAEGDYGRAQEVLEVLQEGSEPAISLGFNAKFVSDALGPMEGDVVLQLSGVTTPALFKTTDESGYLAVVVPLRI, via the coding sequence ATGCAGATTCAGGTCACCAAAAAGTTCCTCAGTGATGCCTTGAGCACCCTGGAAAGAATCATTCCAGCCAGAAGCAACAACCCTGTTCTCTCCTATGTCAAGATTCAGCCTTCTGACAGAGGAATTTACCTGAGTGGAACCAACCTGGAATTGGACATGGAAGGTTTTGTTCCCGCTCAGGTGGAAAACGGACAGGCCGTGATTGTTCCTGCCCACCTGTTTGCCCAGATTGTCAGGAACCTGCCCGGAGAACTGGTCGAGATCAACCTCAACCAGAGTGAAATCACCCTGACTTCTGGTGGAAGCAACTTCAAACTCCAGACCGGAGACCTCTCCGCCTTTCCAGAGATCCAGTTTCCTTCCCACTCCGATGTGGAGATGGACGCCAAGGAACTGAACCGTTCGCTGAGCAGCGTGCGTTATGCCACGGCCACAGAAGCTTTTCAACAGGTTTTCCGTGGAATCAAGTTTGAGCTTCGTGCCAAACAGGTGCGTCTGGTGGCTTCCGATGGTTTCCGTCTGGCCCTCAGAGATTTCACCGGGTCTGGTGTGGACAGAAACTTGATTGTTCCTGCCAAGAGTGCCGATGAACTGAACCGCATCCTCAAGGAGGGTCTGGTGAAACTCACCTTTGGAGACCACTTGCTCTCTGTGGCCTCAGACCGCACCAAGATGAACATCAAGCTCCTGGATGGTGAGTTTCCTGATTACGAGCGGGTCATTCCCAGCAACATCAAGGTAAAAGTGCAGCTTCCTGCTTCAAAACTCAAGGAAGCAGTTTCGAGGGTGGCCGTACTTGCGGATAAAAACGCCAACAACCGTGTTGAATTTCTGGTCTCGGAGTCCAAGCTTCAATTGATCGCCGAGGGGGATTACGGACGCGCACAGGAAGTTTTAGAGGTACTTCAGGAGGGGAGTGAGCCTGCCATTTCGCTGGGTTTCAATGCCAAGTTCGTTTCGGATGCCCTCGGTCCCATGGAAGGGGATGTGGTGTTGCAACTTTCAGGAGTGACCACCCCAGCCCTTTTCAAGACCACCGATGAATCTGGTTACCTGGCAGTGGTGGTGCCCCTGCGCATCTGA
- the eno gene encoding phosphopyruvate hydratase, which produces MTKIANIIAREVLDSRGNPTVEAEVHLESGFVGRAIVPSGASTGSHEANELRDGGKRYLGKGVEKAVENVENVIRPALIGVDALDQVKVDQIMLDLDGTPNKSKLGGNAILAVSLANARAAASYLGLPLYRYLGGNNAKVLPAPMMNVINGGAHADNRVDFQEFMVMPLGAPSFKEALRYGAEVFHALKKVLKKRGYNTNVGDEGGFAPDLQSNEEALEVLMEAIKDAGYEAGKDIFIALDPATSELYKDGKYHLESEGRILTSEEMVDFWADWAARYPIVSIEDGLHEDDWAGWELLTQKIGDKVQLVGDDLFVTNVKRLKQGIDTKVGNSILVKVNQIGSLTEAMDAIEMAQKAGYTAVISHRSGESEDSFIADLAVATNAGQIKTGSASRSDRIAKYNQLLRIEHELGAAARFLGKDAL; this is translated from the coding sequence ATGACGAAAATCGCTAACATCATCGCCCGTGAAGTGCTTGACTCCCGTGGTAACCCCACTGTCGAGGCCGAAGTTCACCTCGAAAGCGGTTTCGTTGGCCGTGCCATCGTTCCCTCGGGAGCCAGCACCGGCAGCCACGAAGCCAACGAGCTGCGTGACGGGGGCAAGCGCTACCTGGGCAAAGGTGTGGAAAAAGCTGTGGAGAATGTGGAAAACGTCATTCGCCCGGCCCTCATCGGTGTGGACGCACTCGATCAGGTCAAAGTCGACCAGATCATGCTCGACCTCGATGGCACCCCCAACAAGAGCAAGCTCGGTGGCAACGCCATCCTGGCTGTCTCTCTGGCCAATGCCCGTGCAGCTGCAAGCTACCTGGGCCTTCCCCTCTACCGTTACCTCGGTGGGAACAACGCCAAGGTGCTGCCCGCACCCATGATGAACGTGATCAACGGGGGGGCACACGCCGACAACCGTGTGGACTTCCAGGAATTCATGGTCATGCCCCTCGGCGCTCCCAGCTTCAAAGAAGCCCTGCGTTACGGCGCAGAAGTGTTCCATGCCCTCAAGAAAGTGCTGAAGAAGCGCGGCTACAACACCAACGTCGGTGACGAAGGTGGTTTTGCTCCTGACCTCCAGAGCAACGAAGAAGCCCTCGAAGTGCTGATGGAAGCCATCAAGGACGCTGGCTACGAAGCAGGCAAGGACATCTTCATCGCCCTTGACCCCGCCACCAGCGAACTTTACAAAGACGGCAAATACCACCTTGAAAGCGAAGGTCGCATTCTGACCAGCGAGGAAATGGTGGACTTCTGGGCCGACTGGGCTGCCCGTTACCCCATCGTCTCCATCGAAGACGGCCTGCACGAAGACGACTGGGCTGGCTGGGAACTGCTCACCCAGAAAATCGGCGACAAGGTACAGCTTGTGGGTGACGACCTGTTCGTGACCAACGTCAAGCGCCTCAAACAGGGCATTGACACCAAAGTCGGCAACTCCATCCTGGTGAAAGTGAACCAGATCGGCAGCCTCACCGAAGCGATGGACGCCATCGAAATGGCCCAGAAGGCTGGCTACACCGCAGTGATTTCTCACCGCAGTGGTGAGTCCGAAGACAGCTTCATCGCTGACCTGGCTGTGGCCACCAACGCTGGACAGATCAAGACCGGTTCTGCCAGCCGCAGTGACCGCATCGCCAAGTACAACCAACTCCTGCGCATTGAGCATGAACTCGGTGCTGCAGCTCGATTCCTGGGGAAAGATGCTCTTTAA